A genome region from Arthrobacter sp. V1I9 includes the following:
- a CDS encoding GTPase, producing the protein MSRHSDTRDASRLDRRLSALNDARELGEGVLPDESLQEVFTVLERASSRRSLSADHTVVGFFGATGSGKSSLFNAVSGAEIATAAARRPTTSEPLAGVWGAEGSEPLLDWLEVRNRHHAAAVEGFADEETGLILLDLPDFDSTRASNRAVVQRMVGLVDVLVWVLDPQKYADAAVHNDFLSRLAAHGAVTLVVLNQVDRLPEHDVQPVLDSLRSILARDGLAKVQVLAASALTGSGVDKVREAVRSVAVKRKAQSQRLAADITRASAELGAVSGGGEAAAVRPAAKARLADELAVAANVPTVVRAVAQSYRLESVKRTGWPVTRWLSRFRPDPLRRLNLRSAAPSELNRTSLPPAGAPERARTDAAVREFADNASAGAPGPWRAAIRGAAREGRERLPDALDQAIAGTELAANRRSWWWGLFNVVQWLALLTVLGGLGWLGVLAALGYFQMPVPEVPRVEGWPVPTLMIAAGVVLGIFLAITGRFIAAAAANARAARARKRLNAAVAGVAQELVVEPVEVEITRLAAFNAALKTAGPG; encoded by the coding sequence ATGAGCCGCCACAGCGATACCCGCGATGCGTCCCGGCTTGACCGGCGGCTTTCCGCCCTCAATGATGCCCGTGAGCTTGGCGAAGGTGTCCTTCCCGATGAGTCCCTCCAGGAAGTGTTTACCGTCCTTGAGCGGGCCAGTTCACGGCGGTCGCTTTCGGCTGACCATACCGTGGTGGGGTTCTTTGGAGCCACTGGCAGCGGCAAGTCCTCCCTGTTCAACGCGGTAAGCGGAGCTGAAATTGCGACGGCGGCAGCCCGCCGCCCTACAACGTCGGAACCTTTGGCGGGGGTGTGGGGAGCCGAGGGCAGTGAGCCCCTGCTTGACTGGCTGGAGGTCCGGAACCGGCACCACGCAGCGGCCGTGGAAGGGTTCGCTGACGAGGAAACCGGCCTGATACTGCTGGACCTGCCGGACTTCGATTCCACCAGGGCATCCAACCGGGCAGTGGTCCAGCGGATGGTGGGCCTGGTGGACGTCCTGGTCTGGGTTCTTGATCCCCAAAAGTACGCAGACGCAGCCGTGCATAATGACTTCCTGTCGCGCCTGGCCGCGCACGGTGCCGTCACGCTGGTGGTCCTCAACCAGGTGGACCGGCTGCCGGAGCATGACGTGCAGCCCGTCCTTGATTCGTTGCGGTCCATCCTTGCCAGGGACGGACTGGCCAAGGTCCAGGTGCTGGCGGCCTCCGCCCTGACAGGGTCAGGGGTGGACAAGGTCCGGGAGGCTGTCCGCAGCGTAGCCGTTAAGCGCAAAGCCCAGTCGCAACGGCTCGCTGCAGACATCACCCGGGCTTCCGCGGAACTGGGCGCTGTGTCCGGCGGGGGAGAGGCCGCGGCTGTCCGGCCGGCAGCAAAGGCACGCCTTGCTGATGAGCTCGCCGTGGCAGCCAACGTACCCACGGTGGTCCGGGCGGTGGCCCAGTCGTACCGGCTCGAGTCCGTGAAGCGCACAGGCTGGCCAGTGACGAGGTGGCTCTCCAGGTTCCGGCCTGATCCGTTGCGCCGGCTCAATCTGCGAAGTGCTGCTCCGTCTGAACTGAACCGAACCTCACTGCCGCCCGCGGGGGCGCCGGAGCGGGCCCGGACGGACGCGGCCGTGCGGGAGTTCGCCGATAATGCCAGTGCGGGCGCTCCCGGCCCTTGGCGGGCCGCCATCCGGGGCGCGGCCCGGGAGGGCAGGGAACGCCTTCCTGACGCGCTTGACCAGGCCATCGCCGGAACGGAACTTGCTGCGAACCGCAGGTCCTGGTGGTGGGGTCTGTTCAATGTGGTGCAATGGCTTGCCCTGCTCACCGTGCTGGGAGGCCTTGGCTGGCTCGGCGTCCTGGCCGCCCTCGGCTATTTCCAGATGCCCGTTCCGGAGGTGCCAAGGGTTGAGGGCTGGCCGGTGCCAACGCTGATGATCGCAGCCGGCGTGGTGCTGGGGATCTTCCTGGCCATTACCGGCCGTTTTATTGCCGCTGCCGCGGCAAATGCAAGGGCGGCGAGGGCGAGGAAACGGCTTAATGCTGCGGTGGCCGGTGTTGCCCAGGAACTTGTGGTGGAACCCGTGGAGGTCGAAATCACCAGGCTTGCCGCGTTTAACGCCGCGCTGAAAACGGCCGGGCCGGGGTAG
- a CDS encoding IclR family transcriptional regulator: protein MDNSSGVGVIDKAAHVLDALEAGPTTLAQLVAATGLARPTVHRLALALVHHRLVSRDIQGRFVLGSRLVELASAAGEDRLIASAGPVLMQLRDATGESAQIFRRQGDWRVCVASAERPIGLRDTIPVGTQLSMKAGSAAQVLLAWEDHDRLLEGLQSARFTPTVLAGVRRRGWGQSLGEREPGVASVSAPVRGPSGRVIAAVSISGPIERLTRQPGRLHAEVVCNAGRVLTEALRKNND from the coding sequence ATGGACAATTCTAGTGGAGTCGGCGTCATTGATAAAGCGGCCCATGTGCTTGATGCACTCGAGGCCGGCCCCACCACTTTGGCGCAGCTGGTGGCCGCAACCGGCCTTGCCCGGCCCACTGTCCACCGCCTTGCGCTGGCCCTCGTTCATCACCGCTTGGTAAGCCGCGACATCCAGGGCCGCTTCGTCCTGGGAAGCCGTCTGGTTGAACTGGCGTCGGCTGCAGGCGAGGACCGTTTGATCGCTTCCGCCGGCCCCGTGCTGATGCAGCTGCGCGATGCCACGGGCGAAAGTGCCCAGATCTTCCGCAGGCAGGGTGACTGGCGCGTCTGTGTTGCGTCCGCCGAACGCCCCATCGGGCTCCGCGACACGATCCCGGTCGGCACGCAGCTGTCCATGAAGGCAGGATCGGCTGCCCAGGTGCTGCTCGCGTGGGAGGACCACGACCGCCTGCTTGAAGGGCTGCAGTCGGCCCGCTTCACGCCTACGGTCCTGGCAGGCGTACGACGGCGGGGGTGGGGCCAGAGCCTCGGCGAACGTGAGCCGGGGGTCGCCTCAGTTTCCGCACCGGTGCGTGGACCTTCCGGGCGGGTCATAGCCGCTGTTTCGATTTCCGGGCCCATCGAGCGCCTCACCCGGCAGCCGGGCAGGCTCCACGCGGAAGTGGTCTGCAACGCGGGCCGGGTCCTCACCGAGGCCCTGCGGAAAAACAACGACTGA
- a CDS encoding DUF1697 domain-containing protein, producing the protein MGSYAVFLRGINVGGINIKMADLREALHAAGFSAARTLLASGNVVLASSLDAAAVKRACEKCLRDAFGYDAWVVVLEAARVSELVAACPYPDDDKSTHTYITVSSDEAMLDELEAAGAALEGVEQKRLGPEALAWLAPAGGTLDSPFSRISAKPRFKAATTTRNLRTLIKVRDAAADLAAAAG; encoded by the coding sequence ATGGGCAGCTACGCAGTCTTTCTTCGCGGCATCAACGTGGGCGGCATCAACATCAAGATGGCCGATCTCCGGGAGGCGCTGCATGCTGCGGGCTTTTCCGCTGCCCGGACCCTCCTTGCCAGCGGAAACGTTGTGCTGGCCAGCAGCCTGGATGCTGCGGCGGTAAAACGGGCGTGCGAGAAGTGCCTCCGCGATGCGTTCGGTTACGACGCCTGGGTGGTGGTGCTGGAGGCAGCCCGGGTGTCCGAACTGGTGGCAGCCTGCCCCTACCCGGACGATGACAAAAGCACCCACACCTACATCACGGTTTCCTCGGACGAAGCGATGCTGGACGAACTCGAAGCTGCGGGAGCTGCGCTTGAGGGGGTGGAGCAGAAGAGGCTGGGACCCGAGGCACTGGCCTGGCTGGCGCCGGCGGGCGGAACACTGGACAGTCCTTTCAGCAGGATCTCCGCCAAACCCAGGTTCAAAGCCGCCACCACAACACGCAACCTGCGGACCCTGATCAAGGTTCGGGACGCCGCTGCGGATCTCGCTGCCGCCGCGGGTTAG
- a CDS encoding NAD(P)H-dependent glycerol-3-phosphate dehydrogenase, translating to MTSEGNHPGSARSVAVLGAGSWGTTFAKILADAATAAGEPRAIRLWGRRSEVVEEINTFHRNSQYLKDIALPDSITASTDVRDVFEGADLVVLAVPAQSLRPQLRGWKDLVAPGAMVVSLMKGLELSTDARMSEVISEELGLPTERIAIVSGPNLAMEIAREEPTASVVACTDSAAAGWIARSCTAPYFRPYTTSDIVGVEIGGIVKNVIALAVGICEGRQMGDNTKASVITRGLAETSRLALALGGDAKTMAGLAGLGDLVATCSSPLSRNHTAGRLLGQGLTLEEVGQKMTQTAEGIKSGQAVHELAAKLGVDMPITAAVVAVLAGKLSVDQLGPVLLARELKPEGDY from the coding sequence GTGACCTCTGAGGGGAATCACCCCGGTTCGGCCCGGTCCGTTGCAGTGCTCGGAGCGGGCTCCTGGGGGACGACGTTCGCCAAGATCCTGGCCGATGCTGCCACCGCGGCCGGAGAGCCGCGCGCCATCCGCCTCTGGGGCCGGCGGAGTGAAGTGGTGGAGGAAATCAACACGTTCCACCGCAACTCGCAGTACCTGAAGGACATTGCCCTCCCGGACAGCATCACGGCCTCCACGGACGTTCGCGACGTGTTTGAAGGGGCCGATCTCGTGGTCCTGGCCGTCCCGGCCCAGTCCCTGCGGCCGCAGTTGCGCGGGTGGAAGGACCTGGTCGCACCCGGTGCCATGGTGGTTTCCCTAATGAAGGGCCTTGAACTCAGTACCGACGCGCGGATGAGCGAGGTCATCAGCGAGGAACTCGGCCTGCCCACCGAGCGCATTGCCATCGTCTCCGGGCCGAACCTTGCCATGGAGATTGCCCGTGAAGAACCCACGGCCTCCGTCGTGGCCTGCACCGATTCGGCTGCTGCCGGCTGGATCGCCCGCAGCTGCACTGCACCCTACTTCCGGCCCTACACCACCTCAGACATCGTTGGGGTGGAAATCGGCGGCATCGTCAAGAACGTGATTGCCCTGGCGGTGGGCATTTGCGAAGGCCGGCAGATGGGGGACAACACCAAAGCCTCGGTGATCACCCGCGGACTGGCTGAAACGTCGCGCCTTGCCCTTGCGTTGGGCGGGGACGCGAAAACGATGGCCGGCCTGGCCGGCCTGGGCGACCTGGTGGCAACCTGCTCCTCGCCCCTGTCCCGGAACCACACTGCCGGACGGCTGCTGGGCCAGGGCCTCACGCTGGAGGAAGTGGGCCAGAAAATGACCCAGACCGCCGAAGGCATCAAGTCCGGCCAGGCCGTCCACGAACTGGCCGCAAAGCTGGGCGTCGACATGCCGATTACGGCCGCCGTCGTGGCCGTGCTGGCAGGCAAGCTGTCCGTTGACCAACTGGGGCCCGTCCTGCTGGCCCGGGAACTGAAACCTGAAGGCGATTACTGA
- a CDS encoding DUF3515 family protein, whose product MHRPQLSLPARAARMALTGTVVSLALAACSPAVDVPAARDAANPACAPMMVALPEAIGDSALRKTNSQATAVWGDPSLVILRCGVNVPGPTTDRCVTVNGIDWVIKEGNPVWTLTTYGREPATEILMDPDKISSATVLADLAVAAGEIPATRNCVGQEELQDLPQSR is encoded by the coding sequence ATGCACCGCCCCCAGCTTTCCCTGCCCGCCCGCGCTGCCAGGATGGCGCTGACCGGGACCGTTGTTTCCCTCGCCTTGGCTGCCTGCTCCCCCGCCGTCGACGTCCCCGCGGCCCGGGATGCCGCTAATCCCGCTTGCGCCCCCATGATGGTTGCCCTGCCGGAAGCCATCGGTGACTCGGCGCTGCGCAAGACGAACAGCCAGGCCACCGCGGTCTGGGGTGATCCGTCCCTGGTGATCCTTCGCTGCGGAGTCAACGTGCCCGGCCCCACTACGGACCGCTGCGTGACCGTCAACGGGATCGACTGGGTAATCAAGGAAGGCAACCCCGTCTGGACGCTGACCACCTACGGCCGGGAGCCCGCCACCGAAATCCTGATGGATCCGGACAAGATCAGCTCTGCCACTGTCCTGGCCGATCTTGCCGTTGCCGCAGGTGAAATTCCGGCCACCAGGAACTGCGTGGGCCAGGAAGAGCTGCAGGACCTGCCCCAGAGCCGGTAG
- the leuD gene encoding 3-isopropylmalate dehydratase small subunit, with amino-acid sequence MEKFTTHTGIGVPLRQSNVDTDQIIPAVYLKRITRTGFEDALFSAWRKDPAFILNQAPFSSGSVLVAGPDFGTGSSREHAVWALKDYGFRTVLSSRFADIFRGNSGKQGLLAAEVAQDDIELIWKELENAPGTEVTVDLASKTVVCGNIVAPFDIDDYTRWRLLEGLDDIGLTLQHEADITAYEATRPAFKPKTLPARLS; translated from the coding sequence ATGGAAAAGTTCACCACCCACACCGGAATCGGTGTCCCGCTGCGCCAGAGCAACGTAGACACGGACCAGATCATCCCGGCCGTCTACCTCAAGCGCATCACCCGCACGGGGTTCGAGGACGCCCTGTTCTCGGCGTGGCGCAAGGACCCGGCCTTCATCCTGAACCAGGCCCCATTCAGCTCCGGGTCCGTCCTGGTGGCAGGTCCGGATTTCGGCACCGGCTCATCCCGCGAGCATGCCGTCTGGGCGCTGAAGGATTACGGCTTTAGGACCGTGCTCTCCTCCCGGTTCGCCGACATCTTCAGGGGCAACTCCGGCAAGCAGGGTCTGCTCGCCGCCGAAGTTGCGCAGGATGACATCGAACTGATCTGGAAGGAACTGGAGAACGCCCCCGGGACCGAGGTCACTGTGGACCTCGCGTCCAAGACAGTGGTCTGCGGCAACATCGTGGCACCCTTCGACATCGACGACTACACCCGGTGGCGCCTGCTCGAGGGCCTGGACGACATTGGGCTGACCCTCCAGCACGAGGCGGACATCACTGCCTATGAAGCAACGCGTCCCGCCTTCAAGCCGAAAACCCTGCCGGCCCGCCTTTCCTGA
- a CDS encoding 1-acyl-sn-glycerol-3-phosphate acyltransferase codes for MKESAKSRATLAVVAAIVRPLFNLMMDKKWEGTEKLPAGGFIAAPNHCTEIDPLIIGHLLYNHKRAPHFLAKAGLFKVPVLGWVLRATKQVPVERSTAGANRSLQVAQEIVAEGGAIIIYPEGTLTRDPDLWPMKGHTGAARLALEGGIPVVPIAHWGAHEVFPRYGKRFHLFPRKKSRVVVGEPVDLSAFIGRPLDKATLTGATEAIMDAITTLLAELRDEQPPAERWDPAKQQQAKHGRFVERGQQKTGERTAGDL; via the coding sequence GTGAAGGAATCGGCCAAGAGCCGCGCCACCCTCGCGGTGGTCGCCGCCATAGTACGTCCCTTGTTCAACCTCATGATGGACAAGAAGTGGGAAGGCACCGAGAAGCTGCCTGCCGGCGGTTTCATCGCCGCGCCCAACCACTGCACCGAGATTGACCCACTGATCATCGGCCACCTCCTCTATAACCACAAGCGCGCGCCGCACTTCCTGGCGAAGGCCGGACTCTTCAAGGTTCCCGTTCTGGGCTGGGTCCTGCGGGCAACCAAGCAAGTCCCGGTGGAACGTTCGACGGCGGGTGCCAACCGTTCGCTGCAGGTTGCCCAGGAGATTGTTGCGGAAGGCGGCGCCATCATTATTTATCCTGAGGGCACACTCACCCGCGACCCGGACCTGTGGCCCATGAAGGGCCACACCGGCGCGGCACGGCTGGCCCTTGAAGGCGGCATTCCCGTGGTCCCGATCGCCCACTGGGGTGCGCACGAAGTGTTCCCGCGCTACGGCAAGCGGTTTCACCTGTTCCCCCGCAAGAAGTCGAGGGTGGTGGTGGGCGAACCCGTCGATCTCAGTGCCTTCATCGGCCGGCCATTGGACAAGGCCACGCTGACCGGGGCGACTGAGGCCATCATGGACGCCATCACCACGCTCCTGGCGGAACTCCGGGATGAGCAGCCGCCGGCAGAGCGCTGGGATCCGGCAAAGCAGCAGCAGGCAAAGCACGGCCGCTTCGTAGAACGCGGGCAGCAGAAAACCGGGGAACGGACGGCCGGTGACCTCTGA
- a CDS encoding DAK2 domain-containing protein: MKRWLGKAETVLGNHSDRLNAINIFPVADGDTGTNLYLTVRAAAQSAAAAGDQPAQLDVGAVLASAGQAAMEEARGNSGTLFSVFLCAAAEPLTGHTRLTSTLLAAALNRAQIRAWSALSDPVPGTMLSVMEAAARAAAAVDAGQNGDDSNHALGLALDAAVEAALAAVIRTEDQLDALTSAHVVDAGGVGMLLILDCLRSAVLGEELQSELLDGLHGYDVSDPHIHTALPDDDGVEVMCTINLSPLNAATLRQQLDEIGESVIMSQVGSSPDSDGNYRWRVHVHVPAPEPAVAIIRSLGEPVQISISELALPQEPHTDAVNSSGHER, encoded by the coding sequence ATGAAGAGGTGGCTGGGCAAGGCTGAGACCGTCCTTGGAAACCACAGCGACCGCCTCAATGCCATCAATATCTTCCCGGTGGCTGATGGCGACACCGGCACGAACCTCTACCTCACCGTCCGCGCCGCCGCCCAGTCTGCTGCGGCGGCCGGGGACCAGCCCGCACAACTGGACGTGGGCGCCGTCCTGGCCAGTGCCGGCCAGGCGGCCATGGAGGAGGCAAGGGGCAACTCCGGCACCCTGTTCTCAGTGTTCCTCTGCGCCGCGGCTGAGCCCCTGACAGGTCACACCCGGCTGACCTCCACACTGCTGGCAGCTGCCCTGAACCGCGCCCAGATCCGGGCGTGGTCAGCGCTCAGCGATCCGGTCCCCGGAACGATGCTTTCAGTCATGGAGGCTGCTGCGCGGGCCGCAGCGGCCGTGGATGCGGGGCAGAACGGCGATGACAGCAACCACGCCCTGGGCCTTGCCCTTGATGCCGCCGTCGAAGCTGCCCTTGCTGCCGTCATCCGTACTGAGGACCAGTTGGACGCACTGACGTCCGCGCACGTGGTGGATGCCGGCGGAGTGGGAATGCTCCTGATCCTGGACTGCCTCCGGTCCGCTGTCCTGGGCGAGGAACTCCAAAGCGAGCTCCTTGACGGGCTGCACGGTTATGACGTGTCCGATCCCCATATCCACACAGCCTTGCCTGATGACGACGGCGTCGAAGTCATGTGCACCATCAACCTCTCGCCGCTGAACGCCGCAACGCTCCGGCAGCAGCTTGACGAGATCGGCGAGTCGGTCATTATGAGCCAGGTGGGCAGCAGCCCCGACAGCGACGGGAACTACCGCTGGCGGGTCCACGTCCACGTTCCTGCTCCTGAACCGGCTGTTGCCATCATCCGGTCCCTCGGCGAGCCGGTCCAGATCAGTATCAGCGAACTTGCCCTGCCGCAGGAACCGCACACGGATGCAGTGAACTCCAGTGGGCATGAGCGCTGA
- a CDS encoding D-alanine--D-alanine ligase family protein has product MSHDKLTAAEPAGGAKPRVAVLFGGRSSEHAVSCVTAAGVLGAINKDKYEVIPIGIAKSGQWVLAAADTAQWSLAASSLPEVVPSQQTVTLAQIGGEHQLIVASPNEVPQELGAVDVVFPLLHGPFGEDGTIQGLLELSDTRYVGAGVLASAVGMDKHFMKVVFEAAGLQVGPYIPVTDRQWRKDAESVRKQVDRLGFPVFVKPARAGSSMGISKVDSLEELDAAIEEARRHDLKLVIEAGITGREIECAVLEGRGTDAPRTSMPGEISVAGGTHEFYDFNAKYVEDDAASLSCPADLPEEAIARVRELSAAAFDAVGAEGLSRVDFFYTPDGQLIINEINTMPGFTPKSMYPQMWAASGLDYAELIDELIYLALNRKTGLR; this is encoded by the coding sequence ATGTCCCATGACAAACTCACCGCAGCAGAGCCGGCCGGCGGGGCAAAGCCCCGGGTGGCGGTACTCTTCGGCGGCCGTTCCAGCGAGCATGCCGTCAGTTGCGTGACCGCGGCCGGCGTCCTCGGCGCCATCAACAAGGATAAGTACGAGGTCATCCCGATCGGGATCGCCAAGTCCGGGCAATGGGTCCTGGCCGCCGCCGATACTGCGCAGTGGTCCCTGGCAGCGTCCTCGCTGCCCGAGGTGGTTCCGTCGCAGCAAACGGTGACGCTGGCCCAGATCGGCGGCGAACACCAGCTGATCGTGGCCTCCCCGAACGAGGTCCCGCAGGAACTCGGTGCCGTGGACGTGGTGTTCCCACTGCTGCATGGACCGTTCGGCGAGGACGGCACCATCCAGGGGCTGTTGGAACTCTCCGACACCCGGTACGTCGGAGCCGGCGTACTGGCCTCGGCAGTGGGCATGGACAAGCACTTCATGAAAGTGGTTTTTGAGGCTGCGGGCCTTCAGGTTGGTCCTTACATTCCGGTGACCGACAGGCAATGGCGCAAGGATGCGGAATCCGTGCGGAAGCAGGTGGACCGGCTTGGCTTCCCCGTTTTTGTGAAGCCTGCGCGGGCCGGATCGTCCATGGGAATCTCGAAAGTTGATTCACTCGAGGAGTTGGACGCCGCCATCGAGGAAGCACGGCGGCACGACCTCAAACTGGTGATTGAGGCGGGAATCACCGGCCGGGAGATTGAATGCGCGGTGTTGGAAGGCCGGGGCACCGACGCCCCCAGGACGTCCATGCCGGGAGAGATCTCCGTGGCCGGCGGCACCCACGAGTTCTACGACTTCAACGCAAAGTACGTCGAGGACGATGCCGCATCGCTCAGCTGCCCGGCGGACCTCCCGGAGGAAGCGATTGCAAGGGTGCGGGAGCTCTCCGCAGCCGCCTTTGATGCGGTGGGGGCAGAGGGCCTAAGCCGGGTGGATTTCTTCTACACGCCGGACGGCCAGCTGATCATCAATGAGATCAACACCATGCCGGGCTTCACGCCGAAAAGCATGTACCCGCAGATGTGGGCCGCCTCAGGGCTGGACTACGCCGAGCTGATCGACGAACTCATCTACCTGGCCCTGAACCGCAAGACCGGGCTCCGCTAG
- the leuC gene encoding 3-isopropylmalate dehydratase large subunit produces MAKTLAEKVWDAHVVRKGDGDGANAQPDLLFIDLHLVHEVTSPQAFEGLRLAGRKLRRPDLTIATEDHNTPTLDIDKPIADLTSRTQIQTLRNNCAEFGVRLHSLGDAEQGIVHVVGPQLGLTQPGMTVVCGDSHTSTHGAFGALAMGIGTSEVEHVMATQTLSLKPFKTMAINVEGTLRPGVTAKDIILAVIAKIGTGGGQGYVLEYRGSAIRALSMDARMTICNMSIEAGARAGMVAPDDTTYNYMKGRPHAPEGADWDAAVEYWNTLRTDDDATFDAQVDLDADTLEPFVTWGTNPGQGVSLSESVPSPEDFGDENAKAAAERALQYMGLAAGTPMKDIRVDTVFLGSCTNSRMEDLRAAADIIRGRRKDPNIRMLVVPGSARVRLEAEAEGLDKVFKDFGAEWRFAGCSMCLGMNPDQLDVGERCASTSNRNFEGRQGKGGRTHLVSPVVAAATAIRGTLSSPSDLDPDPESAAIRTDAA; encoded by the coding sequence ATGGCAAAGACATTGGCCGAGAAAGTCTGGGACGCGCACGTGGTGCGCAAAGGCGACGGCGACGGTGCCAACGCCCAGCCCGACCTTCTCTTCATCGACCTCCACCTTGTCCACGAGGTCACGTCTCCGCAGGCTTTTGAGGGCCTCCGGCTTGCTGGCAGGAAGCTGCGCCGGCCGGACCTGACCATCGCCACCGAGGACCACAACACCCCCACGCTGGACATCGACAAGCCTATCGCCGATCTCACCAGCCGCACCCAGATCCAGACCCTCCGCAACAACTGCGCCGAGTTCGGTGTCCGGCTGCATTCCCTCGGCGACGCCGAACAGGGAATCGTGCACGTGGTGGGCCCGCAGCTGGGCCTCACCCAGCCGGGCATGACTGTTGTCTGCGGTGACTCGCACACCTCTACCCACGGAGCTTTCGGCGCACTCGCCATGGGCATCGGGACGTCGGAGGTGGAACACGTTATGGCCACCCAGACGCTGTCGCTGAAGCCGTTCAAAACGATGGCCATCAACGTCGAAGGCACGCTGCGGCCCGGCGTCACGGCCAAGGACATCATCCTTGCCGTCATTGCCAAGATCGGCACCGGCGGCGGCCAGGGCTACGTCCTGGAATACCGTGGGTCGGCCATCCGCGCGCTGTCAATGGATGCCCGGATGACCATCTGCAACATGTCCATCGAAGCCGGCGCACGTGCCGGCATGGTGGCCCCGGATGACACAACCTACAACTACATGAAGGGCCGTCCACACGCGCCGGAAGGCGCTGACTGGGACGCCGCCGTCGAATACTGGAACACGCTGCGCACTGACGACGACGCCACCTTCGACGCACAGGTGGACCTGGACGCGGACACCCTGGAGCCGTTCGTCACCTGGGGCACCAACCCCGGCCAGGGCGTCTCGCTGTCCGAATCCGTGCCGTCCCCGGAGGACTTCGGCGACGAAAACGCCAAGGCCGCCGCCGAACGCGCCCTGCAGTACATGGGACTGGCGGCCGGCACGCCCATGAAGGACATCCGGGTTGACACTGTGTTCCTCGGATCCTGCACCAACTCCCGCATGGAGGACCTGCGCGCCGCTGCCGACATCATCCGCGGCCGCCGGAAGGATCCGAACATCCGGATGCTGGTGGTGCCCGGTTCGGCGCGGGTCCGGCTCGAAGCCGAGGCCGAGGGCCTGGACAAGGTCTTCAAGGACTTCGGCGCGGAATGGCGCTTCGCCGGCTGCTCCATGTGCCTGGGCATGAACCCGGACCAGTTGGACGTGGGAGAGCGCTGTGCGTCCACCTCCAACCGCAACTTCGAAGGGCGCCAGGGCAAGGGCGGCCGCACCCACCTGGTGTCCCCGGTGGTTGCCGCAGCGACGGCCATCCGCGGCACGCTCAGTTCGCCGTCGGACCTTGATCCTGATCCTGAATCCGCCGCCATCCGTACCGACGCAGCCTAG
- the thiL gene encoding thiamine-phosphate kinase: MPEKRLTVQEQPPAVAALSEAELLGRIFPRLSLKGNHTQATLLGPGDDAAVVAAPDGKTVISIDTQVQDQDFRLEWPNGYRTTGFDVGWKAAAQNLSDINAMGAAATSMVVSLTLTPETPVEWVEDLADGLTAGIRDLGAARCSVAGGDLGKGREISVTVAVLGTLDGNHAVLRSGAQSGDVLALAGTVGHAAAGLALLESTVAIGALRPEQRVFLDLQCRPRPPLAAGPAARGAGATAMLDISDGLLRDGLRLATASGVTMDLDAAQLRALADVLRPASELLGTDPMSWVLGGGEDHGLLATFPPHVQLPAGFTAIGSIQALGSNESPSVTTAGRSADTGGWDHFAH; the protein is encoded by the coding sequence GTGCCAGAAAAGCGTTTGACCGTCCAAGAGCAGCCGCCCGCCGTCGCCGCCCTCTCCGAGGCAGAACTGCTGGGGCGGATATTCCCGCGCCTCTCCCTGAAGGGGAACCATACCCAGGCCACCCTGCTTGGTCCGGGCGATGATGCCGCCGTGGTGGCGGCCCCGGACGGGAAAACGGTTATCAGCATTGACACGCAGGTCCAGGACCAGGATTTCCGGCTGGAATGGCCCAACGGGTACCGGACCACCGGTTTTGATGTCGGCTGGAAAGCAGCGGCGCAGAATCTCAGCGACATCAATGCGATGGGAGCCGCGGCCACGTCAATGGTGGTCAGCCTTACCCTTACTCCGGAGACACCTGTTGAGTGGGTGGAAGACCTGGCGGACGGACTGACAGCGGGAATCAGGGACCTCGGCGCCGCCCGGTGTTCGGTGGCGGGAGGAGACCTGGGCAAAGGGCGGGAAATCTCCGTCACGGTTGCCGTCCTGGGTACGCTCGACGGCAACCACGCCGTCCTCCGGTCAGGCGCGCAATCAGGAGATGTCCTGGCACTTGCCGGAACGGTGGGACATGCGGCCGCGGGCCTGGCCCTTCTTGAGTCGACGGTAGCCATCGGTGCCCTTCGCCCTGAACAGCGCGTCTTCCTTGACCTGCAGTGCAGGCCCCGGCCGCCTTTGGCTGCCGGCCCTGCTGCCCGGGGCGCCGGCGCCACTGCCATGCTGGACATTTCGGACGGCCTGCTGCGGGACGGGTTACGGCTGGCGACCGCCAGCGGCGTAACCATGGACCTGGACGCGGCACAGCTCCGGGCGCTGGCGGATGTCCTGCGGCCCGCGTCGGAGCTGTTGGGAACGGATCCGATGTCGTGGGTGCTGGGCGGCGGAGAGGACCACGGATTGCTCGCCACATTCCCACCGCACGTTCAGCTACCAGCCGGATTCACTGCGATAGGCTCGATACAAGCATTGGGAAGCAACGAAAGCCCGAGCGTCACAACAGCGGGCCGGTCCGCGGACACCGGGGGATGGGATCACTTTGCACACTAA